A part of Candidatus Moraniibacteriota bacterium genomic DNA contains:
- a CDS encoding M48 family metallopeptidase, protein MSSFPYTLVRSKRKSVALSVTRDATLTVRAPIWTSVGCIESFVERNVDWIRRTLERMQAHLRVSLHQYGEGERFWYLGEQYPLRISATGKYSLNFSNGEFVLAERFLSRAKDRLLAWYRREAKKVLLERVAFFVQKHGLVYRSVRINTARTRWGSCSGKGNLNFTFRLVMAPISVIDYVVAHELAHLAHPNHSRKFWQAVAVMCPNFERERRWLKENGHLLEC, encoded by the coding sequence ATGTCGTCATTTCCTTATACACTCGTGCGCTCGAAGCGAAAGAGCGTCGCGCTTTCTGTGACGCGTGATGCAACACTTACGGTGCGAGCGCCAATATGGACGTCGGTCGGATGTATCGAATCATTTGTTGAACGCAATGTTGATTGGATTCGTCGGACGCTGGAACGGATGCAAGCTCATCTTCGTGTATCTTTGCACCAATACGGTGAAGGTGAACGCTTCTGGTATCTTGGAGAGCAATACCCACTTCGAATATCGGCAACAGGGAAGTACTCTCTGAATTTTTCGAATGGCGAATTTGTTCTTGCAGAGCGATTTCTGAGCCGAGCAAAAGATCGATTGCTTGCGTGGTATAGGCGAGAGGCGAAGAAAGTTCTCTTGGAGCGCGTCGCATTTTTTGTACAGAAGCACGGGCTCGTGTATCGCTCAGTCAGGATAAATACCGCACGGACGCGCTGGGGGTCATGTAGTGGGAAGGGGAATCTCAACTTCACTTTTCGTTTGGTGATGGCGCCGATTTCGGTTATTGATTACGTGGTTGCTCATGAACTTGCACATCTCGCGCATCCCAATCATTCGCGGAAGTTTTGGCAAGCGGTCGCGGTTATGTGTCCCAACTTTGAGCGAGAACGACGGTGGCTCAAGGAGAATGGTCATCTCTTGGAGTGCTAG
- the pilM gene encoding type IV pilus assembly protein PilM yields the protein MSLWNRNIFRLTPRPFGLDLSDLSLKAVFLDEEGERDKIVSYGAVNLPFESVSDGKILKEEAVIAGVKALLQVAGPGKIHSRRVFCSLPETKAFLRIVSLPKMDADEVTEAIKWEIEANIPLTLDQVYYDYQILDRNITRDAGKMSVLVVAVARSVVDQFVGALESAGLEVVGFETESIAQARILLPEEESDVTTLIIDIGDRRTSFLIALGNIPVFTSSIPLSSQMITDSIAKGMNVPFEEAERIKISEGIGSQTKGDPLFCMVEPVLSSLTAEMERSVDFYLNTLRYSSAVDKVVLCGGGSNMRGILPYLARKMGKPVEFGNPWVNLHIGKSIPVINKKQSVQYSTALGLALRGIRNYENPA from the coding sequence ATGTCTCTTTGGAATAGAAATATCTTTCGACTCACGCCACGACCGTTTGGGTTGGATTTGAGCGACCTGTCTCTTAAGGCAGTGTTTCTTGATGAAGAGGGCGAGCGGGATAAGATTGTGAGTTATGGCGCCGTCAACCTCCCATTTGAATCCGTGTCTGATGGAAAAATTTTGAAAGAAGAAGCGGTTATTGCTGGCGTGAAGGCACTTCTTCAGGTGGCAGGTCCAGGGAAGATTCATTCTCGTCGCGTTTTTTGTTCATTGCCGGAGACGAAGGCGTTCTTGCGTATTGTGAGTTTGCCGAAGATGGATGCGGACGAGGTGACGGAAGCGATTAAATGGGAAATTGAGGCGAATATTCCACTTACGCTTGATCAGGTGTACTACGATTATCAAATTCTTGATCGCAATATCACTCGAGATGCGGGAAAAATGAGTGTTCTGGTTGTGGCAGTTGCGCGATCGGTTGTCGATCAGTTTGTCGGTGCGCTCGAATCCGCCGGGCTTGAGGTAGTGGGCTTTGAAACGGAATCGATTGCGCAGGCGCGTATTCTCCTTCCTGAAGAAGAAAGCGATGTGACGACGCTCATTATTGATATCGGCGATCGGCGAACGAGTTTTTTGATTGCGCTTGGGAATATTCCTGTTTTTACATCAAGTATTCCGCTTTCGTCTCAGATGATTACTGACTCTATTGCAAAGGGAATGAATGTGCCGTTTGAGGAAGCAGAACGTATCAAGATTTCTGAGGGTATTGGTTCACAGACGAAAGGCGACCCGCTTTTTTGTATGGTGGAGCCAGTGCTTTCGAGTCTTACAGCAGAGATGGAGAGGTCGGTGGACTTCTATCTCAATACGCTTCGGTATTCTTCGGCGGTAGACAAAGTGGTTCTATGTGGTGGTGGCTCCAATATGCGTGGCATACTCCCGTATCTTGCAAGGAAAATGGGAAAGCCTGTTGAATTTGGAAACCCTTGGGTCAATCTCCACATTGGGAAATCTATCCCTGTAATCAATAAAAAGCAGTCAGTGCAGTACTCAACGGCGCTTGGACTTGCGCTCCGCGGTATACGAAACTATGAAAATCCTGCTTAA
- a CDS encoding trypsin-like peptidase domain-containing protein, with protein MKELISQIKESTVFFGLMRNNEPVFSGTGFLIQVDDVFYVATAKHVVENNYQQMFIFLNNKNFGVNFKPIEEILSQGFSWKKHGNNNVDIALLPFPLAPQLDKAKFIPNSLFINDISEIQELVDLFFLSFQPGINELKNDNSINPIIRKGVISRINHDKTFFMDGFAFPGNSGSPVFLLPTPVKIKNNSIQIGGPVEIKLAGVIGAYVPYRDEAISRQTGEVRAIFTENTGIALVHSTALLQDIIRSDDFQEQHKKLTKANKITQAQNPLQTSPEISQM; from the coding sequence ATGAAAGAATTAATATCACAAATAAAAGAAAGCACCGTGTTTTTTGGGCTTATGCGAAATAACGAGCCGGTATTTTCAGGAACTGGTTTTCTGATTCAGGTAGATGATGTGTTTTATGTTGCGACCGCTAAACATGTAGTTGAAAATAATTATCAGCAAATGTTCATATTCCTAAATAATAAAAATTTTGGAGTAAACTTTAAACCCATCGAAGAGATATTAAGTCAGGGATTCTCTTGGAAGAAACATGGTAATAATAATGTTGATATTGCCTTGTTGCCATTTCCACTCGCGCCACAGTTGGATAAAGCTAAATTTATTCCAAATAGTCTCTTTATAAACGATATATCAGAAATTCAAGAGCTAGTTGATTTGTTCTTTCTATCCTTTCAGCCAGGCATAAATGAATTAAAAAACGACAACTCGATAAATCCCATAATACGAAAGGGAGTTATTTCACGGATCAATCATGATAAAACATTTTTCATGGACGGTTTCGCTTTTCCGGGAAATAGCGGTAGCCCGGTATTTTTATTACCAACTCCAGTAAAAATAAAAAATAACTCGATTCAAATTGGAGGTCCAGTAGAGATTAAATTGGCTGGTGTTATTGGCGCATATGTACCTTATAGAGATGAAGCTATAAGTCGACAAACGGGTGAGGTGAGAGCAATTTTTACTGAAAATACTGGAATTGCACTCGTGCACTCAACGGCATTACTGCAAGACATCATAAGAAGCGATGATTTTCAAGAGCAACACAAAAAACTTACTAAAGCTAATAAGATAACACAAGCCCAGAACCCACTTCAAACATCCCCTGAAATTTCGCAAATGTAG
- a CDS encoding DUF2130 domain-containing protein: MNEIICPHCEKAFKVDEAGFADILKQVHDAEFEKELHERVEMLEKEKETAVKLAEANIKNILQADLAKKDRDLAELKAEKERELLEILAKKETEIADMKSKIESAEIQKKLAISEAVNPVEKERDDFKIKLQGKEHEMQLREVSLKDKYENELKSKDEIIERYKDLKLKLSTKMVGETLEQHCEIEFNKLRAIAFPHAYFEKDNDSKTGSKGDYIYRETDEAGNEIISIMFEMKNEGDETATKHRNEDFLRELDKDRTEKKCEYAVLVSLLEAENELYNAGIVDVFHKYPKMYVVRPQFFIPMITLLRNAAMNSLQYKAELALVKNQNVDITNFEENINKFKDGFARTYDLASRKFKTAIEEIDKTIDHLQKTKDALLSSENNLRLANNKAEDLTIKRLTRGNPTMTTKFAELSENGKVAEG, from the coding sequence ATGAATGAAATTATCTGTCCGCATTGTGAAAAGGCTTTCAAGGTTGATGAGGCGGGATTTGCCGATATCCTCAAGCAGGTTCATGACGCTGAATTTGAAAAAGAATTGCATGAGCGCGTTGAAATGCTTGAGAAAGAGAAAGAAACAGCCGTCAAACTTGCCGAGGCAAATATCAAGAACATACTGCAAGCGGACCTCGCAAAAAAGGACAGGGATTTGGCTGAGCTCAAGGCCGAGAAGGAGCGGGAACTTCTCGAGATTTTGGCAAAGAAGGAAACGGAGATAGCCGACATGAAATCAAAAATCGAGAGTGCGGAGATTCAGAAAAAACTCGCCATCAGCGAGGCGGTCAACCCGGTCGAAAAAGAGCGAGATGATTTCAAGATCAAGCTGCAGGGCAAGGAACACGAAATGCAACTTCGCGAGGTTTCCTTGAAGGATAAGTATGAAAATGAACTGAAATCAAAAGACGAAATTATTGAGCGGTACAAAGACTTGAAGTTGAAGTTGAGTACCAAAATGGTAGGTGAAACCCTGGAACAACATTGTGAAATTGAGTTTAACAAGCTTCGGGCAATAGCGTTTCCGCATGCATACTTCGAAAAAGATAATGATTCCAAGACCGGCAGCAAGGGGGATTATATTTATCGTGAAACGGATGAGGCCGGCAATGAAATTATCTCTATCATGTTCGAAATGAAGAATGAAGGCGATGAGACGGCTACGAAGCATCGAAACGAAGATTTCTTGCGCGAGCTTGATAAGGATCGCACAGAGAAGAAGTGCGAGTACGCGGTCCTTGTTTCACTTCTGGAAGCAGAAAACGAGCTCTACAATGCGGGTATTGTCGATGTCTTCCATAAGTATCCCAAGATGTATGTTGTTCGCCCGCAATTTTTCATCCCTATGATAACGCTGCTCCGCAATGCGGCTATGAATTCGCTTCAGTACAAAGCCGAGCTTGCGCTGGTAAAGAATCAAAATGTCGACATCACCAACTTTGAGGAGAATATAAATAAATTCAAGGATGGTTTCGCAAGGACGTATGATCTTGCTAGCCGTAAATTCAAAACCGCCATTGAAGAAATAGACAAAACTATAGATCATCTTCAGAAAACCAAAGACGCGCTCTTGTCATCCGAAAACAACCTGCGCCTTGCAAATAACAAAGCCGAAGACCTAACCATCAAAAGACTCACCCGCGGCAATCCCACCATGACCACCAAATTTGCAGAACTTTCTGAGAACGGGAAAGTTGCGGAAGGATAG
- a CDS encoding ABC transporter ATP-binding protein encodes MSERKSNNLLVRVFLSYAPSFKGYRFWMFFMFVAYGFATLISNAILPLVYRSIIDTVSTADVRGDVVELLFQNFHWLVVCIVAYQLFYRAGDYSIVYAQSRIMKHVSDRTFSALEQHSYHFFSGNFVGSLVAKAKRYVKSFEDLFDQFVFSIWMTLVNLMGILVTLFILSPFLGGAFLVWVIFYLLAAWWVSKKKAPYDLAVAEQDSTVVGRLSDVVSNMLAVKMFSAGLRERSQFEEATDVEERLRRRAWNFQNFTFIVQVGLLSILEIGGMYGAIRFWIAGSISTGTVVLVQIYISSIAHTLFAVGRVFSKMTGSLAYADEMIEVFDSAPDIFDPEHPEVDRMKSGRIEFCNVSFDYADGENVFTDFSFAIQDGEKVGIVGPSGAGKSTVTKLLLRFVDPQVGKITIDGQDIRAVRQDDLRRHIAYVPQEPMLFHRSIRENIAYSKPEATIEEVIAAAKKAEAHDFISRLPHGYDTLVGERGVKLSGGERQRVAIARAILKDAEILVLDEATSSLDSESEHAIQEALDELMVGKTAVVIAHRLSTIRKLDRILVLNRDGQIEEEGKHDELLTRNGLYANLWNRQTGNFLSEGE; translated from the coding sequence ATGTCAGAACGAAAGTCGAATAATTTACTCGTGAGAGTTTTTTTATCGTATGCACCTTCATTTAAGGGGTATCGCTTTTGGATGTTTTTCATGTTTGTTGCGTATGGATTCGCGACATTGATTTCCAATGCGATTCTCCCATTGGTCTATCGGAGTATTATCGATACTGTGTCTACCGCGGATGTTCGAGGCGATGTTGTTGAGCTTCTCTTCCAGAATTTCCATTGGCTCGTTGTTTGTATTGTGGCGTACCAACTGTTCTATCGAGCGGGAGATTATTCTATAGTGTATGCGCAGAGTCGGATCATGAAGCATGTGTCCGATCGGACATTTTCGGCGTTGGAGCAACATAGCTATCATTTTTTCTCGGGGAATTTCGTAGGGAGTTTGGTAGCGAAGGCAAAACGATATGTGAAGTCATTCGAGGATTTGTTTGATCAGTTTGTTTTTTCGATATGGATGACGCTGGTTAACTTGATGGGGATTCTTGTGACATTATTTATCTTGTCTCCTTTCCTTGGTGGAGCATTTCTTGTATGGGTTATTTTCTATCTTCTTGCTGCCTGGTGGGTGTCGAAGAAGAAAGCGCCGTATGATCTTGCTGTCGCAGAACAGGATTCTACGGTGGTTGGGCGACTCTCCGATGTTGTCTCAAATATGCTTGCGGTCAAGATGTTTTCTGCCGGTCTTCGTGAACGGTCTCAATTTGAGGAAGCAACCGATGTCGAGGAGCGATTGCGTCGTCGCGCGTGGAATTTTCAGAATTTCACGTTTATTGTTCAGGTTGGTCTTTTGAGTATTTTGGAGATTGGCGGTATGTATGGGGCAATTCGGTTTTGGATTGCGGGATCGATTTCCACGGGGACGGTTGTTCTTGTTCAAATCTATATTTCTTCTATCGCGCATACGCTTTTTGCTGTTGGACGGGTGTTTTCGAAAATGACCGGGAGTCTTGCTTATGCTGATGAAATGATAGAGGTATTTGATTCGGCGCCGGACATTTTCGATCCGGAGCATCCGGAAGTAGATCGAATGAAGAGTGGGCGGATTGAATTTTGTAATGTTTCTTTTGATTATGCTGATGGTGAAAATGTGTTCACAGATTTTTCATTCGCAATACAAGATGGAGAAAAAGTGGGAATCGTTGGTCCATCGGGCGCGGGGAAGTCGACGGTGACGAAGCTCCTTTTGCGATTTGTCGATCCGCAGGTAGGGAAGATTACTATCGATGGGCAGGATATTCGTGCGGTGCGACAGGATGATCTTCGACGGCACATTGCCTATGTTCCGCAAGAACCAATGCTGTTTCATCGTTCGATCCGAGAAAATATCGCCTATAGCAAGCCGGAGGCGACGATCGAAGAAGTGATTGCGGCGGCGAAGAAGGCCGAGGCGCATGACTTTATCTCGCGCCTTCCTCATGGATACGACACCTTGGTTGGTGAGCGCGGGGTGAAGCTCTCGGGCGGGGAGCGCCAACGCGTGGCGATTGCACGCGCGATACTGAAGGACGCGGAGATCTTGGTTTTGGATGAGGCGACGAGTTCGCTTGATTCGGAGAGTGAGCATGCGATACAGGAGGCGCTCGATGAGTTGATGGTTGGGAAGACGGCGGTCGTCATCGCACATCGCTTGAGCACCATCCGCAAGCTCGACCGTATCCTTGTTCTCAATCGTGACGGGCAGATAGAAGAAGAAGGGAAGCACGACGAGCTTCTTACAAGAAACGGGCTCTATGCAAATCTCTGGAATCGGCAAACAGGAAATTTTTTGAGCGAAGGAGAATAG
- a CDS encoding prepilin-type N-terminal cleavage/methylation domain-containing protein, whose translation MARASLRGMSLVELIVAMGILSIVMLGMSTFLASVWRTQSFTMQTGQDSFAASRGVEGMVDLIRNAQTGADGSFPVAQATATEFSFFADENHDGIIERVHLFYDTSTTPKTIKYGVTNPSTTTPPTYPASDDSVSVVATSVVNDGSEPVFSYYDRTNAALSATPTLADVRMVHVSILVDATPLAGSHAVEISSFASLRNLWRK comes from the coding sequence ATGGCGCGAGCATCTCTTCGAGGTATGTCCTTGGTGGAACTCATTGTGGCAATGGGTATTCTGTCGATTGTTATGCTTGGCATGTCGACGTTCTTGGCAAGTGTCTGGCGAACACAGTCATTTACAATGCAGACTGGACAGGACTCGTTTGCAGCATCACGTGGTGTTGAGGGAATGGTGGATCTTATACGTAATGCGCAAACAGGTGCTGATGGCTCGTTTCCTGTTGCGCAGGCAACGGCAACAGAATTTTCATTTTTTGCCGATGAGAATCATGATGGAATAATAGAACGAGTGCATTTATTTTATGATACATCCACTACGCCAAAGACTATTAAATATGGAGTGACTAATCCATCGACGACGACGCCACCAACATATCCAGCAAGTGATGATTCAGTATCTGTTGTTGCTACTTCTGTTGTGAATGATGGTTCTGAACCAGTTTTTTCCTATTATGACAGGACCAACGCTGCACTTTCAGCAACACCAACACTCGCAGATGTCCGTATGGTTCATGTTTCTATTTTAGTTGATGCAACTCCTCTCGCGGGTTCACATGCTGTTGAAATCTCATCATTTGCTTCCTTGAGAAATCTCTGGAGAAAATAA
- a CDS encoding inorganic diphosphatase yields MESISLSLAKPYLGKEVEVIIDRPLRSKHPKHGFVYEVNYGYILGTKAPDGEELDAYVLGVEKPIESFKGECIAIIHRLNDDDDKLVVVPKSLEDMSDEEIRKATSFQEQFFQSEIIRVL; encoded by the coding sequence ATGGAATCCATATCCCTCTCACTCGCCAAGCCATACCTCGGAAAAGAAGTCGAGGTTATCATCGACCGCCCGCTCCGGAGCAAGCATCCGAAACACGGCTTTGTGTATGAGGTGAACTATGGATATATTCTCGGCACAAAGGCTCCAGATGGAGAGGAGCTCGACGCGTATGTTCTCGGCGTTGAGAAACCGATAGAATCCTTCAAAGGAGAATGCATCGCCATTATTCACCGCCTGAACGATGACGATGACAAGTTAGTAGTTGTTCCGAAATCACTTGAAGATATGAGTGATGAGGAGATTCGAAAGGCGACGAGTTTTCAGGAGCAATTTTTTCAGTCGGAAATAATACGTGTATTGTAA
- a CDS encoding HNH endonuclease, translating to MKCRTCYHKAMTTTKKPLIYQAKNGALELRGDVNAKTVWATQRQMADVFDVNVPAINKHIKNILKEKELNVSTISILEIVQKEGKREVIRKVEHYNLDELYADPYVKNRKGVFEFILGGAIDTKLLNVRVFDEATKKSVYREQTVKAEKKEESNCPLCALGHDANKDKIWKIDEMDADHVAAWSKGGTTDAKNCQMLCKTHNRAKGNR from the coding sequence ATGAAGTGTCGCACATGCTATCATAAAGCTATGACCACAACGAAGAAACCTCTTATTTATCAGGCGAAAAACGGTGCGCTGGAATTGCGCGGGGATGTGAACGCAAAAACCGTTTGGGCAACGCAACGGCAAATGGCGGACGTTTTTGATGTGAATGTTCCCGCGATTAACAAACATATCAAGAATATTCTCAAGGAGAAAGAGTTGAATGTGTCAACTATTTCCATTTTGGAAATAGTCCAGAAAGAGGGAAAAAGAGAGGTTATTCGTAAAGTCGAGCATTATAATCTTGACGAACTCTATGCCGATCCGTATGTCAAAAACCGCAAAGGCGTGTTTGAATTTATTTTGGGAGGCGCTATTGATACCAAATTGCTCAATGTGCGCGTGTTTGATGAGGCAACAAAAAAATCAGTGTATCGAGAACAAACAGTGAAAGCTGAAAAGAAAGAAGAATCAAATTGCCCTCTTTGTGCGCTTGGGCATGATGCTAACAAGGACAAAATATGGAAAATTGACGAAATGGATGCAGATCATGTGGCGGCTTGGAGTAAGGGTGGTACAACGGATGCAAAGAATTGCCAGATGCTCTGCAAGACACATAATCGCGCGAAAGGAAATCGATAA
- a CDS encoding DUF2726 domain-containing protein, whose product MFWIILLFIFLLIVIAIKPFLRRNGRSVDFSLYRKKDRVMNESEQALFINLQKTLGDRYIVLSKVRIEDFVEATHGIGGYGARGRIKSRHVDFLICDRATTKPLLAVELDGKSHQGEDRQKRDRFVDELYKTIGLPIRHIPVGSNFSECAQEINEALKNFGYTAESIVGILD is encoded by the coding sequence ATGTTCTGGATTATCTTGTTGTTCATTTTTCTTTTGATAGTTATCGCCATCAAGCCATTTCTTCGCAGAAACGGTCGGTCGGTTGATTTTTCTCTCTATCGCAAAAAAGATCGAGTCATGAACGAATCGGAGCAGGCGCTTTTCATCAACCTGCAGAAAACTCTTGGCGACCGATATATTGTCCTCTCGAAAGTTCGCATCGAGGACTTCGTCGAAGCCACTCATGGAATCGGCGGGTACGGCGCGCGCGGACGGATCAAGTCGCGCCATGTCGATTTTCTCATATGCGATCGCGCCACGACGAAGCCGCTTCTCGCGGTAGAGCTCGACGGGAAATCGCACCAAGGAGAAGACCGACAAAAGCGCGACCGATTCGTGGATGAACTCTACAAAACAATAGGTTTGCCGATACGCCATATACCGGTAGGAAGCAACTTTTCGGAATGCGCGCAAGAAATCAATGAGGCTCTGAAAAATTTTGGATATACCGCAGAATCTATAGTAGGAATCCTTGACTAA
- a CDS encoding radical SAM protein, producing MIGEKFRVTRWNKRFRNDGIVAVLHTLSLAVLYLDEQMGEVLERLKTAYSKESIIEEVGEEVFNCLVEEGLLVPDSTNDRDVLIRLREGLVSDIRLNIMYLLLTDGCNLKCRYCFEDTPSVHDFKERVMSLETVEQALRFFGRLASRYGRKDSKKIVHMYGGEPLLNQKALRRAMECADPLKDQGILPQETEFVVVTNGVLMTKDLAEFFAKHRVSVGISIDGPRALNNLHRIAKKRGVDVFSSAKRAYDIARSAGVSVGLSATLTPEVVDNFDAVLSFFVDDLGIQDGVSFNILHYNPAVGVDDRYFERAAECLIRAFCLFREKGIHEERMMRKVNAFVNQEPMLADCGVIGNQVVIAPDGTVGVCQDFVKPRTYFQGSVYNEGYDPVEQGLFESWKRRSPLFMEQCFDCEAVAMCGGGCPASVELKTGDRWNTDERICPHSKRSLEWLIWESYRASA from the coding sequence ATGATCGGCGAAAAGTTTCGCGTAACGCGATGGAACAAGAGGTTTCGGAACGACGGCATTGTCGCCGTTCTTCATACGCTCTCGCTTGCTGTGCTGTATCTGGATGAGCAAATGGGAGAAGTTTTGGAACGCCTTAAAACAGCATATTCCAAAGAATCGATTATCGAAGAGGTGGGCGAGGAAGTTTTCAACTGTCTGGTCGAAGAGGGCTTGCTTGTTCCAGATTCGACAAATGACAGAGACGTGCTGATCCGTCTTCGGGAAGGTCTTGTTTCGGATATTCGTCTGAATATCATGTACCTCCTTTTGACCGACGGATGCAACTTGAAGTGCCGGTACTGTTTCGAAGACACGCCGAGCGTACATGATTTCAAAGAGCGCGTTATGTCTCTGGAGACAGTCGAGCAAGCTCTGCGATTCTTTGGTCGTCTTGCGAGTCGGTACGGACGGAAGGATTCGAAAAAAATCGTCCATATGTACGGCGGCGAACCGCTTCTCAATCAAAAAGCTTTGCGAAGAGCAATGGAGTGCGCCGACCCTCTGAAGGATCAGGGCATTCTTCCCCAAGAGACGGAATTTGTGGTGGTGACGAACGGCGTTTTGATGACCAAGGACTTGGCGGAGTTTTTTGCCAAGCACCGTGTCTCGGTGGGAATATCGATTGACGGTCCGCGCGCGTTGAACAATCTGCACCGCATTGCGAAGAAGCGCGGCGTTGATGTTTTCTCTTCAGCGAAGCGAGCGTACGATATTGCCCGTTCAGCTGGCGTCTCTGTTGGACTGTCCGCCACGCTCACGCCGGAAGTTGTGGATAATTTCGATGCCGTGCTCTCGTTCTTTGTGGATGATCTCGGCATACAGGATGGAGTCAGCTTCAATATTCTCCACTACAACCCCGCGGTAGGCGTTGATGATCGATATTTCGAACGGGCGGCAGAGTGTCTCATACGAGCATTTTGCTTGTTTCGCGAGAAAGGCATCCACGAAGAGCGCATGATGAGGAAGGTCAACGCTTTCGTGAATCAGGAGCCGATGCTTGCCGATTGTGGCGTGATAGGAAACCAAGTGGTTATAGCTCCAGATGGCACCGTTGGCGTGTGCCAGGATTTCGTCAAGCCGAGGACGTACTTTCAAGGTTCGGTGTACAACGAAGGATATGATCCTGTCGAACAAGGTCTGTTCGAGTCATGGAAGCGGAGATCGCCGCTCTTTATGGAGCAGTGCTTCGACTGCGAGGCGGTTGCCATGTGCGGCGGAGGATGTCCCGCGAGCGTCGAGCTAAAAACCGGCGATCGCTGGAATACGGATGAACGCATCTGTCCGCACAGCAAACGTTCCTTGGAATGGCTTATATGGGAGTCATATCGAGCCAGCGCGTAA
- a CDS encoding GIY-YIG nuclease family protein, with the protein MYTVYALYFLNGTVYVGMTDNFERRLSEHKRGKTQSTRQKEILSVKIIEYCDDRLTARKREKYWKSGCGKEQLKYRGVEQSGSSPGS; encoded by the coding sequence ATGTACACAGTGTATGCACTTTACTTTTTGAATGGAACTGTGTATGTTGGAATGACTGATAACTTCGAAAGAAGGCTTAGTGAACATAAAAGAGGAAAAACTCAATCAACAAGACAGAAGGAGATTTTGTCCGTGAAAATTATTGAGTATTGCGATGACAGGTTAACAGCAAGAAAAAGAGAAAAATATTGGAAATCAGGTTGCGGAAAAGAGCAACTCAAATATCGCGGGGTGGAGCAGTCTGGCAGCTCGCCTGGCTCATAA
- a CDS encoding NUDIX domain-containing protein, producing the protein MYRKRGGDFEVLLLKRTEERGGFWNAVNGTLERDESVAECRTRELSEEAGIRNVLRWSDEINRFSFQYHESPFVVVVYAAEVATDQLVVINEEHTEYRWVSFGETLQMMKFDDDKNGLRILQKTLL; encoded by the coding sequence GTGTACCGAAAGAGAGGCGGGGATTTTGAAGTCCTCCTTCTCAAAAGAACAGAGGAGCGCGGTGGTTTTTGGAATGCGGTAAACGGAACACTTGAACGTGATGAATCAGTAGCCGAGTGTCGTACGCGAGAGCTTTCCGAAGAAGCGGGCATCAGAAATGTGTTGCGGTGGAGCGATGAAATCAATAGATTTAGTTTTCAATACCATGAGTCTCCCTTTGTCGTCGTAGTCTACGCCGCAGAAGTAGCCACTGATCAATTGGTAGTAATCAATGAGGAACACACCGAATACAGATGGGTTAGTTTTGGCGAGACTCTCCAGATGATGAAATTTGATGACGATAAAAACGGGTTACGAATTCTTCAGAAGACACTCCTATGA